One segment of Candidatus Margulisiibacteriota bacterium DNA contains the following:
- a CDS encoding methionine biosynthesis PLP-dependent protein (catalyzes the formation of cystathionine from L-cysteine and O-succinyl-L-homoserine) has translation MDFDTLILHNGNEIDEQTGAMSIPIQTASTYRQKDIDCKQDYYYSRSENPTRSALEKTMAILEKGKNAFAFSSGMAAVSAALLALLKTNDHIILSRDIYGGTYRLITEFLTKYGISHSFVDTCNLQEIKNAIRQETKVLFLESPSNPLLRIVDLVGAAKIAQENNLITMIDNTFMSPYLLNPLDYGINISIHSATKFLGGHSDLIAGIVVTDCTQLGEKVYFVQNSLGAVLGPQDCWLLLRGIKTLSARMTIQERSATVIAQWLQTQPWVKEVYYPGLASHPGHDILKAQARGFGAVVSFKTTTEQIAQDIMKKAKLWTVAVSLGGVESILSYPCRMSHASIPPEQRRKLGITNDLIRLSVGLENKDDLIKDLTN, from the coding sequence ATGGATTTTGATACGCTGATTCTGCATAATGGAAATGAAATTGATGAACAAACAGGGGCGATGAGCATCCCTATCCAGACTGCTTCCACCTATAGGCAAAAGGACATCGACTGCAAGCAGGACTACTATTATTCTCGCTCCGAAAACCCTACAAGAAGTGCCTTAGAAAAAACCATGGCCATCTTGGAAAAAGGGAAAAACGCTTTTGCTTTTTCATCCGGAATGGCAGCGGTATCAGCGGCACTCCTGGCTCTACTGAAAACGAATGACCACATTATCCTCTCCCGGGATATTTATGGCGGCACCTATCGTCTGATAACAGAATTCCTGACGAAATACGGTATTTCCCACTCCTTCGTGGATACCTGCAATCTCCAAGAAATCAAAAATGCAATCCGGCAGGAAACCAAGGTACTATTCTTAGAATCACCTTCGAATCCGCTACTCAGGATCGTCGACCTTGTCGGAGCAGCTAAGATAGCCCAAGAGAACAACCTGATCACTATGATAGATAACACGTTCATGTCGCCCTATCTCTTAAACCCTCTTGATTATGGCATAAACATAAGTATCCATAGTGCAACCAAATTCCTTGGAGGCCATAGCGATTTGATTGCCGGGATTGTTGTGACTGACTGCACACAGCTCGGGGAGAAAGTCTACTTCGTACAGAATTCGCTTGGAGCAGTTCTCGGGCCTCAGGACTGCTGGCTTCTCTTAAGGGGCATTAAGACCCTCTCGGCAAGAATGACAATCCAAGAACGATCGGCAACTGTAATTGCACAATGGCTCCAAACCCAACCATGGGTCAAAGAAGTATACTATCCCGGATTAGCCAGCCATCCCGGACATGATATCTTAAAAGCACAAGCACGCGGGTTTGGAGCTGTAGTATCATTCAAAACTACTACAGAACAAATCGCACAGGATATAATGAAAAAAGCCAAACTATGGACTGTTGCCGTAAGCCTTGGAGGGGTTGAATCTATCCTATCTTATCCATGCAGAATGTCCCACGCGTCAATCCCTCCGGAACAGCGAAGAAAGCTGGGAATAACAAATGATCTGATACGGCTCTCGGTTGGTCTTGAGAACAAAGATGATCTAATCAAAGACCTTACCAACTAA
- the cysK gene encoding cysteine synthase A — protein sequence MKIANNITELIGNTPLVKISKLNKDGKAEIVAKLEYFNPGSSVKDRIGVAMIEDAEKKGLLKPDTTIIEPTSGNTGIALAFVAATKGYRLILTMPETMSIERRKMLKALGAELVLTEGTKGMKGAIAKAEELAMQIPNSFIPQQFQNPANPEIHRKTTAEEIWRDTDGKIDIFIGGVGTGGTITGVGEVLKSKNKNVRIVAVEPESSPVISGGTPGPHKIQGIGAGFIPQILNTSIIDEIIKVKDSDAGTTARRLGKEEGILVGISSGAALWSALEVAKRSENSGKRIVVILPDAGERYLSTWLFEEAAL from the coding sequence ATGAAAATTGCGAACAACATTACCGAACTCATTGGGAATACCCCATTAGTCAAAATCAGCAAATTAAACAAAGACGGAAAAGCAGAAATCGTTGCCAAACTTGAGTACTTTAACCCAGGATCGAGCGTTAAAGACAGGATCGGGGTTGCTATGATTGAAGACGCGGAAAAAAAAGGATTACTTAAACCCGATACTACAATAATCGAACCGACAAGCGGAAATACCGGAATAGCACTGGCTTTTGTAGCGGCAACCAAAGGATATCGGCTAATCCTTACAATGCCTGAAACGATGAGTATCGAACGAAGAAAAATGCTCAAGGCACTTGGCGCCGAGTTGGTATTGACCGAAGGTACCAAAGGAATGAAAGGCGCGATTGCCAAAGCGGAAGAACTAGCAATGCAAATACCAAACTCGTTTATTCCCCAGCAGTTCCAGAACCCGGCCAATCCTGAAATACATCGGAAGACAACAGCAGAAGAAATCTGGAGAGATACTGATGGCAAAATAGATATTTTCATCGGAGGAGTAGGGACCGGTGGTACTATCACCGGTGTTGGAGAAGTTCTCAAAAGCAAAAACAAAAACGTCCGGATTGTGGCAGTGGAGCCGGAGAGTTCCCCTGTAATTTCAGGTGGCACACCCGGACCACACAAAATACAAGGAATTGGCGCCGGATTCATTCCTCAGATATTGAATACATCAATAATTGATGAAATTATAAAAGTGAAAGATTCAGATGCCGGAACAACAGCCAGGCGACTCGGAAAAGAGGAAGGAATTCTTGTCGGCATATCATCGGGAGCTGCGCTTTGGTCTGCACTTGAAGTGGCAAAAAGATCGGAAAACAGCGGCAAACGTATTGTCGTAATTTTACCTGATGCTGGTGAGCGGTACCTTAGCACATGGCTTTTCGAAGAGGCTGCACTTTGA